The following coding sequences are from one Pecten maximus unplaced genomic scaffold, xPecMax1.1, whole genome shotgun sequence window:
- the LOC117320150 gene encoding uncharacterized protein K02A2.6-like, whose protein sequence is MTGKVGRIDTFDESIERWEAYKERLDQYFIANTIKEEKQVPALLSLIGGRTYGLLRDLTAPDLPATKTYPVLTKILQDHYSPKPLVIAERYRFHKRDQREGESIRDYNAALRKLSENCTFGDTLNDTLRDRLVCGLKAEHIQKKLLTESDLTYQKALEVAIAFETATKDAVELQRQHVKTPVHKIRKEKVQQQTTKKPSFPNKHDKNKVCYRCKGTHHPNDCHFKDAICHKCNKKGHIKKACLSGKPWKKGAPVHRVQDDSGSEPEMISSLEIFDISSRSGESGGSDAIWLHPMVDDVELAMELDTGSAVSIISQSTFDRYFSKRKSDIRETKVTLKTYSGEKLSPLGVFEVQVGLNTQHKRLELFVVKHGGPPLFGRDWLRSIKLNWHEIKTVTVTSGSKQTLSVAQQLEKYPEVFKDELGTLKDITARIKVKEGANPKFCKARTVPFALKEKVDAELNRLVEAGILTKVEHSEWATPIVPIPKRDGSVRICGDFKVTVNQVLDVDQYPLPRIDDIFATLAGGQHFTKIDLKNAYLQMVVREEDQPYLTINTHRGLFRYNRLVFGISSAPAIWQRSIDQVLQGVPRVQCILDDMIVTGTTDEEHLENLETVLQRLDRYGLRVNKDKCEFFKGSIEFCGHTIDKDGLHKTPSKVEAVVKAPCPENVSQLKSFLGLVNYYAKFIQNLSSIVNPLNQLLEADRKWVWSKECDAAFRRVKEVVASEQVLTHFDPSKKVQLATDASPYGLGAVLSHMMEDGSERPIAFASRSLSKSERNYSQIDKEALGIVWGVKKFYQYLYGRLFILLTDHQPLTSIFHPEKGIPMTTAARLQRYALFLAGFQYDIKYKSTTRHANADCLSRLPLVSKQETEGDTVETFIVSHMDTLPVTSKEISRETLKDPTLSKVYTTVQRGWIEGEDKCLGIFYNKRVEISIHQNCLFWGIRVIVPSALRQRVLDELHEGHVGVVKMKGLARSYVWWPGIDTDIEHVCKSCTGCQEVKHAPPAAPIHPWEWPSIPWQRIHIDFAGPFLDMMFFVAVDAHSKWPEVVPMKTTTAEKTVEVMREIFSRNGVPAQVVSDNGPQFVSEHFSNFMRCNGIKHTTSAPYHPSTNGLAERFVQSFKGAMKASKKDSGSVQKRLANFLLAYRNSKHMTTNETPAKLFIGRNLPSRLDLIKPDIRRWVDEHRWKQESKRQVPCRSFSVGEPVSIRDYRGSQKWIYGKVAEKTGPVSYKVEIAPGVFWRRHLDQLRATEVVEKPSEVNLPVKGDVTPNSPTVLLENTVSNKSRVIDNSVSSVPSTMCQESSSEVSSPSSVIEPCPTPENMLTPKRRYPRRNIVPPKKLQDFVTT, encoded by the coding sequence ATGACGGGTAAAGTTGGCAGAATTGACACTTTCGATGAGAGTATAGAACGATGGGAAGCCTATAAAGAACGGCTAGACCAATATTTTATTGCTAATacaataaaagaagaaaaacaagtCCCCGCTCTCCTCAGTCTGATTGGCGGAAGGACATACGGACTTCTGCGTGATTTGACCGCGCCAGATTTACCGGCAACCAAAACATACCCAGTTTTGACGAAAATTTTGCAAGATCATTACTCGCCGAAACCGCTTGTAATAGCTGAACGTTACCGGTTTCACAAACGGGATCAACGTGAGGGAGAGTCAATTAGGGATTATAATGCAGCCCTTAGGAAACTGAGCGAGAATTGTACATTCGGAGACACACTCAATGATACATTGAGAGACAGATTAGTTTGTGGGTTGAAGGCAGAACATATACAGAAAAAGTTATTAACCGAATCTGATTTAACTTACCAGAAGGCACTAGAGGTCGCTATAGCCTTTGAAACAGCCACGAAGGATGCGGTAGAGCTACAGAGACAACACGTGAAGACTCCAGTACATAAGATACGGAAAGAGAAAGTACAACAGCAAACTACCAAGAAACCTTCATTTCCCAACAAGCATGACAAGAATAAGGTTTGTTATCGTTGTAAAGGCACACACCACCCCAACGATTGCCATTTCAAAGACGCCATTTGTCATAAGTGCAATAAAAAGGGACATATAAAGAAAGCGTGCTTGTCTGGTAAACCATGGAAGAAGGGTGCTCCAGTACACAGAGTTCAAGATGACAGTGGGTCTGAACCAGAGATGATCAGCTCACTAGAGATATTTGACATTTCGAGCCGTTCAGGAGAATCTGGCGGTTCTGATGCCATTTGGTTACACCCTATGGTTGATGATGTTGAATTGGCCATGGAGTTGGACACTGGGTCAGCTGTGTCAATTATAAGTCAATCAACATTTGACCGGTACTTCTCTAAGAGAAAGAGTGATATTAGAGAAACAAAAGTGACACTTAAAACATATTCTGGAGAAAAACTGAGCCCACTTGGtgtttttgaagtacaagttGGACTAAACACTCAACATAAACGTCTGGAATTGTTCGTGGTGAAACATGGAGGACCTCCCTTGTTTGGGAGAGACTGGCTACGCAGTATAAAACTGAACTGGCATGAAATTAAGACAGTTACGGTTACAAGTGGTTCGAAACAAACACTTAGTGTAGCTCAACAGCTTGAGAAATATCCAGAAGTGTTCAAGGATGAGCTTGGTACCCTGAAGGACATTACTGCCAGAATAAAGGTAAAGGAAGGTGCTAACCCAAAATTCTGTAAAGCGCGTACTGTTCCTTTCGCCTTgaaggaaaaagttgacgcGGAGCTCAACCGACTGGTCGAAGCGGGCATTTTGACCAAAGTTGAACATTCAGAATGGGCCACACCCATAGTTCCTATTCCAAAGCGGGACGGCAGCGTACGCATATGCGGTGATTTCAAGGTCACGGTTAACCAAGTTCTTGACGTCGACCAGTATCCCTTACCAAGGATCGATGACATCTTCGCCACACTTGCTGGAGGTCAACATTTCACGAAGATAGATCTAAAAAATGCCTATCTACAAATGGTTGTACGCGAAGAGGACCAACCTTACCTGACAATCAACACACACCGTGGCTTATTTCGGTATAACCGACTAGTATTCGGTATATCATCTGCTCCAGCAATATGGCAAAGGTCCATTGATCAAGTTTTACAAGGCGTGCCACGCGTACAATGCATTCTCGACGACATGATCGTTACAGGCACGACTGATGAGGAACATCTGGAAAATCTTGAAACTGTACTTCAGCGGTTGGACCGTTACGGGTTACGTGTAAATAAGGACAAATGCGAGTTCTTCAAAGGCTCCATTGAATTTTGTGGACACACCATCGACAAAGATGGCCTGCACAAGACGCCTAGTAAGGTAGAAGCTGTGGTAAAAGCACCCTGCCCAGAAAATGTAAGTCAACTCAAGTCTTTCCTTGGACTTGTGAACTATTATGCTAAGTTCATTCAGAACTTGTCATCGATTGTAAACCCTCTCAACCAGCTACTAGAGGCCGACCGGAAGTGGGTATGGTCTAAGGAGTGTGACGCAGCATTCCGACGTGTGAAGGAAGTCGTGGCATCTGAGCAAGTACTGACTCATTTTGACCCTTCGAAAAAGGTACAGCTAGCGACAGACGCATCTCCCTATGGTTTGGGCGCTGTGCTATCGCACATGATGGAGGATGGATCTGAAAGGCCAATAGCCTTTGCGTCGCGTTCTCTCTCAAAATCGGAACGCAATTATTCTCAAATAGACAAAGAGGCACTTGGGATAGTTTGGGGAGTAAAGAAATTCTACCAGTATCTGTATGGGCGTCTGTTCATTTTACTGACGGATCATCAGCCGTTGACGTCTATATTTCACCCAGAGAAGGGGATCCCAATGACAACTGCAGCTAGACTTCAACGCTATGCCCTATTTTTGGCAGGATTCCAATATGACATCAAGTACAAGAGTACAACAAGACATGCAAATGCAGATTGTTTGTCGCGATTACCCTTGGTCTCTAAGCAGGAGACAGAAGGAGACACTGTCGAGACGTTCATAGTGTCTCATATGGACACTCTCCCGGTAACTAGCAAGGAAATCTCACGAGAAACTTTAAAAGACCCAACCCTGTCAAAAGTGTACACCACTGTACAGCGAGGGTGGATCGAGGGTGAAGATAAATGCTTAGGCATATTCTACAACAAGCGTGTGGAAATAAGCATTCATCAGAACTGTCTGTTTTGGGGTATACGTGTTATTGTCCCCAGTGCACTCAGGCAAAGAGTGCTAGACGAGTTACATGAAGGACATGTCGGCGTGGTAAAGATGAAAGGCTTAGCACGAAGCTATGTCTGGTGGCCGGGCATTGACACAGACATTGAACACGTTTGTAAATCTTGTACAGGATGCCAGGAGGTCAAGCATGCGCCACCCGCCGCACCTATTCACCCATGGGAATGGCCGTCCATTCCCTGGCAGCGTATTCATATAGATTTTGCAGGCCCATTCCTCgacatgatgttttttgtggCAGTCGATGCCCATTCAAAATGGCCTGAAGTGGTTCCGATGAAAACGACCACAGCAGAGAAAACTGTGGAGGTGATGCGAGAGATATTCAGCAGAAACGGAGTCCCAGCTCAGGTAGTGAGCGATAATGGCCCCCAGTTCGTATCGGAACATTTTTCCAATTTCATGAGGTGTAATGGAATTAAACACACAACATCAGCTCCATATCATCCAAGCACTAACGGTCTCGCGGAGCGTTTTGTCCAGTCTTTCAAAGGTGCAATGAAAGCAAGCAAGAAGGACTCTGGTTCAGTACAGAAAAGGCTGGCCAACTTTCTATTGGCATATAGAAACAGTAAACATATGACCACGAATGAGACCCCAGCAAAGCTCTTCATTGGACGTAACTTACCGTCGCGGCTTGATTTGATCAAACCGGATATAAGACGATGGGTTGATGAACACCGCTGGAAACAAGAATCCAAGCGACAGGTTCCTTGTAGATCATTCTCTGTTGGAGAGCCGGTATCTATACGTGACTATCGTGGTTCACAGAAATGGATTTATGGCAAGGTTGCAGAGAAGACGGGCCCGGTCTCGTACAAAGTTGAAATTGCACCAGGTGTATTTTGGCGTAGACATTTGGACCAGCTTCGTGCTACAGAGGTGGTCGAGAAACCATCAGAAGTCAACTTACCTGTTAAAGGAGATGTTACACCCAACTCTCCAACAGTCTTACTGGAAAATACAGTCAGTAACAAGTCAAGAGTCATCGACAACAGTGTGTCGTCAGTACCATCAACAATGTGTCAAGAGTCGTCAAGTGAAGTCAGTTCACCGTCTTCTGTCATTGAGCCTTGTCCGACGCCAGAGAATATGTTGACGCCGAAGCGGCGTTATCCACGTCGCAACATCGTTCCACCAAAGAAGCTTCAAGACTTTGTTACGACCTAG